TGACAGGTTCTAATCTGTTTGTTATAGTCTCGCGCCTGCCGCGTCAGCACCAATCTGCAATGGCTGCGCGGTATTTATCTCGCTCTAAGCTGCTCTCCCCGAAGCAATGGCAATAAGTTTTCAAGGAGGCAATCTGTGGAAGTTTGTGTTGTGGGAACCGGTTACGTTGGGTTGGTGACCGGAACTTGTCTGGCGTACCTGGGACGCTCGGTCGTGTGTGTGGACATTGACGAGCGTAAAATTCAAATGCTGCGCTCCGGCAAATCGCCGATTTATGAGCCGGGACTGGATCAGTTAATCGCCCATGGAATTCAACGCGGGAATCTGCGTTTTTCGACCGACCTCAATTCGGCAGTCAAAGAATCCGAAGTAATTTTCATCGCCGTCGGCACACCGCCGTTGCCGACAGGCAAAGCCGATCTTTCTTACGTCAAAGCCGTCGCGCAATCGGTCGGCCGCGCGCTGGATTGCGACCACCGCCGGATCGTCGTCAACAAATCCACCGTGCCGATTGGGTCCGGCAACTGGGTGGAAATGCTGGTCAAAGAAGGCTTGCAGGAAAACCCCGCCTATCGCGAGCGGCTGGCCGCATCTGCTGCCGGCCAAAGCAATTCCACGACGACGACCGTCAGCCGCAAGCTCAACGGCATCAAGCCCGAAGATGTTTTTCTGGTGGCTTCAAACCCGGAATTTTTGCGCGAAGGTTCGGCCATCAATGACACGTTTTACCCGGATCGAATCGTGATTGGTGCGATGGACAGTTACGCCGCCGAGCGATTGCGCGCACTGTACGAACCGATTGTTGAACAGACGTTTGTGCCTCCGGCATCGGCACCACGCCCATCAGGGTTCACGGCTGTGCCGGTGGTGACGACCGATCTGGCCTCGGCGGAAATGATCAAGTACGCGGCCAATGCCTTTTTGGCCACGAAGATCAGCTTCGCCAACGAAATCGCCAATATCTGCGAACGCGTCGGCGCGGACATCAAAGAAGTCGTGCGCGGTTTCGGCTTGGACAGCCGCATTGGTCCGAAATTCCTGAACGCAGGTGTTGGGTGGGGTGGTTCGTGCTTCGGCAAGGACGTTTCCGCGATTATTGATATTGCCAACGAATACAACTACGAACCGGAACTGCTTCGTTCGACCGTGTCAGTGAATAAGCGGCAACGTCACGTGCCCGTGCTGAAATTGCAGGAAGTGTTGAAAATCATCAAAGGCAAAACCATCGGCTTGTTGGGCTTGGCGTTCAAGCCGGATACCGATGACATCCGGGACGCTCCGGCTCTGGAAATCGCCCGTGAATTGCTGGAAATGGGCGCTCGTGTCAAGGCCTACGACCCAATTGCCAACGAAGCCTGCGCTAAACAATATCCCGATCTGAAGATCGAATACGCCACGGACGCTGTTAGCCTGGCAGACGACTGCGACGCTATCGTCATCGTCACCGAATGGGAAGAGTTTCAATACCTCGACCTGGAAAAAGTCGGCGAAGTCATGCACACGAAAGTCCTGGTTGACGGGCGCAATGTTCTCGATCCGGAAGCGGTTGAAGCGGCAGGATTCAAATACAGAGGAATAGGACGATAGCACCATGCGAATTTTGATCACCGGCGGAGCCGGTTTTATTGGCAGCCACATGGCTGACCGTTTGATTGCCGAAGGCCATCAAGTCATTGCAATGGACAATCTGGTGACGGGCGATTTGGCGAACATCGCCCATCATCGCTCCAACCCGAACTTTGAATTTATCCACCACGACATCAGCAATCACATTCACGTCGCAGGGCATTTGGATTGGGTGCTGAATTTTGCCAGCCCTGCCAGCCCGATTGATTACCTGGAATTTCCCATTCAAACCTTGAAGGTCGGCGCGCTGGGCACACACAATTCTTTGGGATTGGCCAAGGCGAAAAACGCGAAATTCGTCCTGACTTCGACTTCGGAAGTGTACGGCGATCCGCTGGTACATCCACAACACGAGGATTATTGGGGCAACGTCAATCCCAACGGCCCGCGCAGTTGTTACGACGAAGCCAAACGCTTTGCCGAAGCGATCACCTACGCTTACCACCGCGCGCATGGCGTGGACGTGCGCGTCGTTCGCATTTTTAACACTTACGGCCCGCGCAACCGCGTCAACGATGGCCGTGTCGTGCCAACCTTCATCAATCAAGCGTTGCGTGGAGAACCGTTGCCGGTGTTTGGCGAAGGCCAACAAACGCGCAGCTTCCAATACGTGGACGATCTGATCGAAGGCATTCGCCGCTTGATGGATTCTTCCTTTACCAAGCCCGTGAACATCGGCAATCCCACGGAAATGACCATTCTGGAATTTGCCAAGCTGATTTTGCGATTGACCGGCAGCCAAAGCGAAATCGTTTACAAACCTCTGCCACAAGACGACCCGAAAGCTCGCCGCCCGGACATCACGCGTGCCAAAGAAGTGCTCGGCTGGGAACCGCGTGTGCCGGTGGAAGAAGGGCTGAAGAAAACAATTGATTGGTATCGGAGTCTTTTGTGAAGAATGGACTTCAGACAGGATTGACAGGATATATCAAGATTTTACTGACCTGCCTTCTACGCTTTTTATCATCCTGAAAAATCCTGTTCATCCTGTCTAAAGTTTTTGCTGGATGTAACTGGCCTATAGCTTGCCGCCTTCCATCAAAATCCTTGCTGAAGGTTTCTTTTCTTTCACCCACATCTGAGCAAGCGGAATCTCGAAGCGGAACACCAGTTCTCCGGCTTCGCTGGTTCGTTCGGACAGAATATCCCGCGCCACCAACGCTCGCGTTGCCGCAAGCGCCGCTTCGCGGCCAAGATGTTTTTCGACGACGGAAAATGACGCTTCGCCCTCGACTTCGGCCAAAAGGGCCAGCGCAATCCGTTCCTGTTCGTTTGACCAACCCCAGACGAAATCATCGAAGTAATACCCGCTTGATTCCAGCGTTCGTTCCAACACGGCATCTACATCTTCTCGCGTAGCGTTATTGCCGCGATTTAGCGGATCATTCAGCCGATTGACCAGATTGTGGCAAACGCTTTGCACCAGAT
The sequence above is a segment of the Acidobacteriota bacterium genome. Coding sequences within it:
- a CDS encoding UDP-glucose/GDP-mannose dehydrogenase family protein — encoded protein: MEVCVVGTGYVGLVTGTCLAYLGRSVVCVDIDERKIQMLRSGKSPIYEPGLDQLIAHGIQRGNLRFSTDLNSAVKESEVIFIAVGTPPLPTGKADLSYVKAVAQSVGRALDCDHRRIVVNKSTVPIGSGNWVEMLVKEGLQENPAYRERLAASAAGQSNSTTTTVSRKLNGIKPEDVFLVASNPEFLREGSAINDTFYPDRIVIGAMDSYAAERLRALYEPIVEQTFVPPASAPRPSGFTAVPVVTTDLASAEMIKYAANAFLATKISFANEIANICERVGADIKEVVRGFGLDSRIGPKFLNAGVGWGGSCFGKDVSAIIDIANEYNYEPELLRSTVSVNKRQRHVPVLKLQEVLKIIKGKTIGLLGLAFKPDTDDIRDAPALEIARELLEMGARVKAYDPIANEACAKQYPDLKIEYATDAVSLADDCDAIVIVTEWEEFQYLDLEKVGEVMHTKVLVDGRNVLDPEAVEAAGFKYRGIGR
- a CDS encoding SDR family oxidoreductase; the protein is MRILITGGAGFIGSHMADRLIAEGHQVIAMDNLVTGDLANIAHHRSNPNFEFIHHDISNHIHVAGHLDWVLNFASPASPIDYLEFPIQTLKVGALGTHNSLGLAKAKNAKFVLTSTSEVYGDPLVHPQHEDYWGNVNPNGPRSCYDEAKRFAEAITYAYHRAHGVDVRVVRIFNTYGPRNRVNDGRVVPTFINQALRGEPLPVFGEGQQTRSFQYVDDLIEGIRRLMDSSFTKPVNIGNPTEMTILEFAKLILRLTGSQSEIVYKPLPQDDPKARRPDITRAKEVLGWEPRVPVEEGLKKTIDWYRSLL